Proteins from a single region of Streptosporangiales bacterium:
- a CDS encoding ATP-binding cassette domain-containing protein, producing MTADGSSLVRLVDVGKRYGNIVALTGVSLDVRRGGITCVLGDNGAGKSTLIKIVAGLHQHDEGRYEVEGEEVRFASPREALDRGIATVYQDLAVVPLMPVWRNFFLGSELRKGVGPLRRLDIGTMRRTAKGELAKMGIDLRDVDQPIGTLSGGERQCVAIARAVYFGAKVLILDEPTAALGVKQSGVVLKYIAAARESGLGVIFITHNPHHAFLVGDTFVLLKRGRMTGNFDKAELDLDELTLQMAGGAELEALSEELRQLGADEEGADAGLAEELEESGKKLKETIARRGTTGAT from the coding sequence ATGACCGCCGACGGATCGTCTCTCGTCCGCCTCGTCGACGTGGGCAAGCGTTACGGCAACATCGTCGCGCTCACCGGAGTGTCCCTCGATGTCCGTCGCGGCGGCATCACCTGCGTGCTCGGCGACAACGGTGCGGGCAAGTCGACACTCATCAAGATCGTCGCGGGCCTGCACCAGCACGACGAGGGGCGGTACGAGGTCGAGGGGGAGGAGGTGCGCTTCGCCTCCCCGCGAGAAGCGCTCGACCGCGGCATCGCGACTGTCTACCAGGACCTCGCCGTCGTGCCGCTGATGCCGGTCTGGCGCAACTTCTTCCTCGGCTCGGAGCTGCGCAAGGGCGTCGGGCCGTTGCGCCGGCTCGACATCGGCACCATGCGGCGCACGGCGAAGGGCGAGCTGGCCAAGATGGGCATCGACCTGCGCGACGTCGACCAGCCGATCGGCACGCTGTCCGGCGGCGAGCGGCAGTGCGTCGCGATCGCCAGGGCCGTCTACTTCGGCGCGAAGGTGCTGATCCTCGACGAGCCGACGGCGGCGCTGGGCGTCAAGCAGTCCGGCGTGGTGCTGAAGTACATCGCCGCCGCCCGCGAGTCGGGGCTCGGCGTCATCTTCATCACGCACAACCCGCACCACGCGTTCCTGGTCGGCGACACGTTCGTGCTGCTGAAGCGCGGCCGCATGACGGGCAACTTCGACAAGGCCGAGCTCGACCTCGACGAGCTCACGCTGCAGATGGCCGGCGGCGCCGAGCTCGAGGCGTTGAGCGAGGAGCTGCGCCAGCTCGGCGCGGACGAGGAGGGCGCCGACGCCGGTCTCGCCGAGGAGCTGGAGGAGTCCGGCAAGAAGCTCAAGGAGACGATCGCGCGTCGCGGCACGACGGGAGCCACCTGA
- a CDS encoding haloacid dehalogenase type II, with product MTRVIAFDVNETLLDLSALDGSFEEIFGTATLRPQWFSLMLQLSFVGGITGDYVDYTTAQRAALAMLASRQGMPLTDAAADRLVGGMTGLPAHPEVPAALERLRETSLRIVALTNSPPAVAEAQLTHAGIRPLFDQALSADAVRRLKPAREAYLSVADAYGVDPGEVRLVAAHSWDVSGALSAGCKAAFVARPGMVLSPLGAQPDIVGPDLTSVVDQIVAVDA from the coding sequence ATGACCAGGGTCATCGCCTTCGATGTCAACGAGACGTTGCTCGACCTGTCCGCGCTCGACGGTTCGTTCGAGGAGATCTTCGGCACGGCGACGCTGCGTCCGCAGTGGTTCTCCCTGATGCTGCAGCTCTCGTTCGTCGGTGGGATCACCGGCGACTACGTCGACTACACCACCGCCCAGCGCGCCGCCCTGGCCATGCTCGCGAGCCGGCAGGGCATGCCGCTGACGGACGCCGCGGCCGACCGGCTGGTCGGCGGGATGACCGGGCTGCCCGCACATCCCGAGGTGCCCGCGGCGCTGGAGCGGCTGCGCGAGACCTCGCTGCGGATCGTCGCGCTGACCAACTCGCCGCCGGCCGTGGCGGAGGCGCAGCTGACCCACGCCGGCATCAGGCCGCTGTTCGACCAGGCGCTCTCGGCCGACGCGGTCCGCCGGCTGAAGCCGGCGAGGGAGGCGTACCTGTCGGTGGCCGACGCGTACGGCGTCGACCCGGGCGAGGTGCGCCTGGTGGCCGCGCACTCGTGGGACGTGTCCGGGGCGTTGAGCGCCGGCTGCAAGGCCGCGTTCGTGGCCCGTCCCGGCATGGTGCTCAGCCCGCTCGGCGCCCAGCCCGACATCGTCGGCCCCGACCTGACGTCGGTGGTGGACCAGATCGTCGCCGTCGACGCCTAG